A window of Glycine soja cultivar W05 chromosome 2, ASM419377v2, whole genome shotgun sequence genomic DNA:
AAGACAATTCATAGGTGTTTTCCCAGAGAAAACGAAAATTCCCAATACATGCTAGTAATATAAATCAGAAGGTCTATGAAAGCAGAAACGCTTGGTCATTAAATTAGTTAGAAGGTAAAACCATGCacgaagtaaaaaataataatacttggTATCCCTGACAACCGAATTACATAATGTTAGTTAAATGTAACGTTAAAAAGAGGTAAGAAAAAAAGCGAAATAAATTATTAGCGATAAAAagagagatataaaaaaaatgagaacaaaTAACCAGGTGTTGAAGTTAGTGGGAGTCTAAAAATCAATAACAGTCGTGTTAATGCCTTACTCTCTATTCTCTAACTCTCTTTCTGGGTGTCTATTATGACTGAAGTGCAGTCTCCATGGATATTTTTCAGATCAAGTATTATCTTTTAGGGATTGATGACGACATGGAAACCAATTTTTTATACTtacataagaaaaagaaaaaagaacaggAAAGGATTTTTTGAGGGTGGACAAAAGTGAAGAATGTAGGACAAGAAGAAGGATTTGAAACACATAAACGCCCATTTCTACACTTCAACTATGATTACTGAGAATCTTTCATGTGCTGAAAATGGTTTCCTTGCGTTGAACACTGATTCCTAGAGATGCTACTTATTTCCTTGCAAAGCCTCACAATATTTCAGTAACCATATAGATGTATACCAAAATCTTGCTTTTTGACTGGGAATGTAGGTGACTCAAATGCCTTTGTCAATTTTCTAGCCAAAAAGCTAGGTACTTCTTGTACGTTGAACAATACATTCAACAAATTGGTCACCAAATAAGAAGTCAATGGACAGAGGAATAATTTGATCATCATCATATCGGTAAATTTTACCACCCATAAATTTTTGAAAGTCAACGCTTACGGAGTAGATTCAATCTTAATGATGATTAGAGATTTAAATATAAGACAATTGAGGATATTAATTGAACATGCTAGACATGCTGCCACAATACAGTTATACATGTTGCCAGAAATGAGGTTGTTGCTTCTATTTGACTATTTGAGTACaccaaaaaaaatcttatattacttaacaatcaaaactaaaaatagtttaaaaataccCTCTTCTCTTAATTAATCTTGGTGTCTTCTTAAAGACAACCATAAAAACTCACGAAAACTAAAAACAGGCAATACTTTAGATGGGATGAGCCTAGCAATACTACTATACTAGTAGGCTTGGTCGGAAGTTGGAATATAGTTATATATGTTAATGGGCAAAAGACTTCTTTTACAAATTCCATGATGCATATAATTGCAGAAGGACAATGATAATTGAGCAGGCTAGTTCTAATTAAGTGGATTACAAATAAGTTAGTACCGATCAAAAGGACTAGAACAAATATGTCCAAGTTGAAGATGTAATTAGTTGGCTGGTATACTATTCAAATATAACAACAGCAAATCCTATAGAACCACCATATCATTGAAGGTTCTGAGAGAGAATAAATTAATAGTAGGGGAAAACTTTGGAACTATCTGGAAGAATTAGAAAAATGGAAACAGGGCACAACAAAAAAATTGGGTTCTGTATCCCGAAGAGAAGAAGCACTTGTGTCTCATATGCCCTAATGGAGAAAACAGAGTTAACAAAGCAAAATAGGATAATATATATGTTAAGAATGCCTAGTAAAAGCaagtcagaaaaaaaaaaattactccattttttgtgttttccaaTTGCCCTACACCATCTACTTGGGTAATTCATACTCATACCAATCAATACGTAAATGTATGGACCACACCACAACAGCAATATTGTAATCATAGTTAACAGCTGTGATTTGTGAAGCACAAGTCAAAATCTTAAAACCCTAGTAGCCAAATTGATCATTGATGTGAGGGACCACGACTATAAAATACGTAAGGAGTTGAAGAGGGCAAGAAGGacaattaattgttacaaaGAAATCAACACTCTGGCATGGGAATGATTTTGTAGGAAACAAAAAACGTGTACCGTGTACGTACGATGAAACAACTTGTTAACGTCATTTAAATACTTCTATGCATTTCCTTTGAATTGATTGACCACAGAATTGGTTGGGGGTATACTTGCAACATTGCAACCCTCATTTTTCGTTCTTTTTGTTGGTTGGGATcataaaaggaaaggaaaataacttttttctttccaaTCCCTCATTTTTCTTTGTGTAGCTTATCGTCACGACCAAAGATATTTTCgtgatctttaaaaaaaaacataatagttAATCAACCTTAATAGGATATGTTTGAGTGTCAACACGGAAAGATCCATAATAATCTATAGGGCGCATCTAGCATGGGAAAGGACTCAGATGTCTCTCACCTTGCAAAGATAAGGTGGGGCGTCTAATATAGGGGTTTTTTTAGATATGTGAGGGAATACCATGGGTATGCTACactagattaaataaaaaagaaaaagaaaaacaataagcGGCACCGTTCCTTCTCCCTCTCGATTTTCGTCACCCACCATCTCGGCCGACGCATCCCTCTTGCGCTTTTCTGATAAATTTATATACAtactgatctaaacatgcaaatcaatttaaatagcATATTCAGACGGAAGTTAAATATTACGAGCGTACCTCCAGTTTTACAGATCAATCTCGAAGCGGCGTATACACGAACCCAAAAACAATTTTGTAAAGTTTGTCTATCACATAGTTCAACTAATTTTGTCAACCAATTTCGTTATCAAAATGTGTGCTTGAGAATACGAACGTGAGTTTGTTActgaatataaaagaaaaaagaactagttaaaaaataaatttccgaaaaaattacaacaaaagaaaaataaataaaaaaatagaacgtGAAACGTGATCATTCCATCTCTTCATCAAATCTGGCACCAGTAACAATGCTACGTCACAAATCACAATAGTCCTACACTTATCTTAACAATCCTAAGTCACaatagtttattttttgaatttaatcTAGTATAGTATGGACATTCACACAATAGTCCTATACTTATCTCAAAGAATAATCTTACTCATATGTACCAAATTTGTTTTCCATGATGGGAGATTTGTTGAGTTTTCCCATACTAGACGCTACCATAATCTACAAAATCAAATTGCATACAAAGAACAAATTTGTTATGACAAACAGTGGACATGGATTTTGCTCTATTTCTAATGATCTTTGGATACACAAAAAAGAATGaactttcatctttttcatgAGTGTGGGATCAAATATTTCTTACGtcactttttttccttaaatgGATAACTATCGTcagatagaattttttttagcacTAGTTGAATAGGCAACTAATCCTCTAGCTGCGCCTCTTGGCGGCCTCAACATCTCATCATGTCTTAGCCTTTTCATTCTATCATTttctataccaaaaaaaaattataatttaaattttgatttttgctttttgagacaaaatcattaatttaatccttttaatgttttttttatagtaatatgaacttttataaaattttgtgacaTCATAGAAGTTTGTCAAGTAATTTCAAGAAACGAAAATAAACTTCTTCTATCTTCATAATacttatttgatatttaaacaataaaattgatGTGAAGTAAATATTGTGGGGAAAAAGTATGGGCTTGGTTTAAGTGGCCCAATAATGTTATGCTCTGAAACCAAAAATTGGAGGCCCAACAATGACCTGGTTTTGCATCGTTCCTGTTCTGTTCTTCACCGCGCCTCGGTTTCCattccttcttcttcctttgtgtTTCTTTGCGTTCATTATACCATTCCCATGGCTCAATAATCGTTGCTTTGTTCGTTGGGTTCAAGAAAAACGCTCAAAATTTCAACCATGGCTGCAACCCTTACTTCAAGATGTTCTCTTCGTAAGTCCTTACTTTTTTATTCTGCTTCATCCCCAGTGTTTTCTCCTGGGTTTTCATAAAAGCCTTCAATTTTTAGCTATTGAgcaaatttctattaaaattctgttatttttttttctattagctTAGAGTCATTGAGCAAGTGTTATGGTAATAAGCATGCATCAGTACTGTGGTTGGATTGTTATTGTTGGATTATTATTGGTTTCTTACATTTTTTAGATCTGCTAAcagttttgataaaatattttattttttttaattatagttcATGCAGTCACACTGTATATAAAGAATTTTTATCTTGTCATCCGATGATAAAATGTCGCTTAGTTTTACTTTGTTGTTTGCTTTTTTAATAGTCAATCTGAAGTTttgaaatttaacatattaagCTTTGTGTAACTCGGTAGGCCAAAGTATGCAttgcattcattatgtgatggATAAATCTCCTTACATTTTTATTgccatgatatatatatttttccataTTGATGAGCTGATTTTTTCATGGAGCAGTAATTAGCTTTGCTTTGGTTTCATGTGTTGAAAATCAAACTAGTGGGCCGTTCTTTGCTTGGTGGATTAAGGAATAATAACTTGTCTGGTTCATTAACATCGCATGAGATAAAATCCAGCAATTTCTTATCCCAGGTCAGTTTATCAATTATGGCAATATCATAGCTGTGAACTTGTGATCACGGGTGATATTTTCAAGAATAAAACTTAGATAAGGTTTGTTTGGTATTGTTGgctgttgatgttgttattcAATTAGAATTAGAGTTTCATTTTTGGTAATCTACAAAATAAAGTTTGcattaaaggactaaaatggATTATCAGGGTAAAACTCTAATTCTAATGGGAGAACAGCGCAAACAACATCTAAAGAACTGAATCTAAGTTTTTCTTATTTGCAATGGCATGTTATTTATTTGCTAAACTTGGTCATTTCAAGTTGTGGACAAGCTTGTAATTCAAAAGTGCTAGACATGGAAATTGGAATGATTGTTAGATCCATGCATGACTGATGAAAGAAATTGTGTGGCTTTAGCAGCAACATCACGTTCATACAGATGAGGACGGTTCTGAAGGTGGTTGATAACTCGGGGGAGAAAAAAGTAACGTGCATTCAAGCATTGAAAGGGAAGAAGGTGACACAATAATAGCATCAGTGAAGGAGGCACATGCAAAGGGGGAGGGTGTGATGGAAGTGAGGTCAAGTTTGATGACAAGCAAGGCCAACCCATTGGGACTAGAGTTTTTGGGCCAGTGCCTCATGAACTCAGGCAGAACAACCATGTCAAGATTCTTACTTTGGCCGGCCATATTGCTTAATTCAGCTTGCATTTTCTTAATTTGgaatttgtgtgtgtgtaaaatGTACTAATTTGGTTTTAATCAAGCTCTATTAGGGAAAAGAGGAAAACGAGAGTGTACAATTGATGCCCTCAATTtagggaaaagagaaaaacacatGTATTGGAACTAATTTTTACCATTAAAAATAACAAGTAGCAGGCAAAAGGgatgcattattttttattgcttcTTGTGTGGAGGAATTATTATGTTCATGATTGcacttgagaaaaaaaaaatcatatgtataGGTAATCATATTTTGCTTTTAGTGCTATTAAATCATCTTGCCTGGTTTTTTACgaagttaattttgtaaaattatagtCAATCCGATGATCAAATGATCGGTGcttaatcttctttttttttttttaaaaaaaaaaaaaaaaaggaaccgTGTGAAGCTATCTctataaatagatattttcGTAAATGACGTTCCAgttacaaacttttttttttccttgtaaaaTAAATGCATATTACGCAATTGAAAACGCCACGAGTggacaaaaattacaaatagcGTATTAAGTACATCATTCAAACATGACATTTCAAtattctttaacttttttcCCATTTTGCTTATCGATATAGAAAATGTgtctgcatatatatatatagtatttatttatattttaaaaaatgtattatagttcaaatgaatttttttagtaagtattagttaatttttgaattatgcaattttttataaacttgATGTGTAATAAGATCAATTTaacaaatatcatttttttggacggcaaaaaaaaatatcataatgaaATTAACATTCTAAAAGGTATTGAATGCAATAAGCTAGAAAgcataccaaaaaaataaatagaaaattcatGATAAcgtcaaaaattaattttgaccattaaatgaaatggattatCAAGATTAAATTTAAGTCAAATAGTTATGGTCAAGATGTTACCTCTCATTTCTTACTTTCCCATTAGATAATTGTATatagatttttaataaaaagatacTTTTCGTATAATGATAGtgatgaaatttgaatttgtcgcCTTGTACAAATTATTCAAACTCCTCTTCAGGCCCAAGATCCTAGTGACTTTCATGACATTGTTCAatcttattttaacattttatttaattaatttgattatattaatAAACCGAAGAGATATCAAATTGTATTAAATAATGTGAGAGCACAATATTAAATACAACTACAAAACTTTTTTGTGCTGACATTACACGAAAGAGGAAATTAAATTCATGTATACATACTATACTGTACTATAGGAGTAATGTACAACACAATTCAGaaaaataagaaggaagaaatttaaaatagattcTCTCGGGACCCTAAAACTATTAATGTAGTAGGGTTTGAATTAGATTGAATTTGATGGGTACTACTATTTTGTCCTATACACTAAAGGCTGTAGTATTATTTACGCAACTCTACCGATAGGGGGAAAAACAATTGAAAGGATAGGCACCTTAATTGGTAAACATTTAATGCCACAACGACAAAAGGTAATACGATAACTCTCGAATATGCACCAAAGGCACGTGAAATACCAAAGTTTTGGCATCCTTATATTCCCCTCCCGTTTTGTTACACATATACCTTAATCTTTATGgtgtctctttcctctcttgagagaaaaataagacTTTTGGGTCATCCCACCAACCTTCCTTTCCTTTGATTTGCATGCATATCCACAATTAATACAACTCATATTCCTTCAAATCTCATACTAAAGCTTGAATTTTCCCACCTGGAAAGATCTGAGTATCGCAGTTTCTTCATCATGGGTGTCCTTGGAACAATGGTAAGACATTTGGACACAATAATAGGGTgcacaaattaattaatctctCTCCATTAATTTGCTTTTAAAAATATCTGTAATAATTTGTGTCGTATATGTTATACTTTTCACACAATTAATACCTGAGAAATCCCAAgaacaaaattcattttatgaaaaacatattcAGTAAAATATGTACTTTCTGCAATTTAACACGCACACACACTCATTGTAACTATAGgtttttcattttatgtttttcccCCGTAATAACAgcctgttttttgttttctgcatACCAGGCCTGTAGTGATGCTTCTTTATCCTCTTCAAGTAAATGCCATATCATGCAATAATGTATCATTTTCACTTCATGATTgctatatttcttaattaacaattaataagaaagaaattaagcatCCTACGCAAAGGCATGCATATTAATTATCTGATACTAGATATGACTAATCTATAAATGCTTGATTTCCAGGTAAATATCACAGATACGCGTCAATGAGAGAAATTGAAAGTGTGATGATCAACAGTGGCTAACGTATTGGGTTTTATACTCCTTCATGACCCTCTTTGAGCTTTCCACTCATGAGATCCTTGCTTGGTATGTTGACATCAACATAATGTCaaattaaactatatatatttataggcacacaacaatttaatatttgaactttggcataataatatatataggtTTCCCATTTGGGGATACCTGAAGCTTATGTTTTGCATCTGGTTGGTAATGCCAATGTTCAATGGAGCGGCTTACATAAATGAGAATTATGTGAGGCAATATATAAAGAATATTGGAAGAAGTTCCAATTATTCTGAGGAGTACAAGAAGGTCCTTCACATGATGACCTTCGATGCAAGGAAAGCAGTTGAACGCTATATCGGTAGATATGGCCCTGATGCCTTTGAGAGAGTAGTGAGAGCGGTATGATATACATGATTCAAAACAACTATGAATCATTTCTTCATTGTAAAGCTCATCTATATATCTgtctttttaacattttttttaactttcatatGTGCAGGCTGAAA
This region includes:
- the LOC114372102 gene encoding HVA22-like protein f; this translates as MTLFELSTHEILAWFPIWGYLKLMFCIWLVMPMFNGAAYINENYVRQYIKNIGRSSNYSEEYKKVLHMMTFDARKAVERYIGRYGPDAFERVVRAAEKESKKS